Proteins encoded by one window of Salmonirosea aquatica:
- a CDS encoding sensor histidine kinase, with the protein MDTTDHQQQLEQANVMLAGDIEKLSQEILETRQRLEQQGRLAGIGQLTAGILHEIRNPLNFVNNFSRLALDVLTELKELLSRLRTEPEAVDSDELDELVEMVETNLSRIRENGGRAERIVTSMLSQTRQDATQFVATDLNQLLEEFAKLAYQGVRGEDKAFNVAFTFQLDPQVGQVRLVVNEFTRVIINLVNNACYAVNAKRKLGTDANYTPRITVSSARKADHVEVRIRDNGTGIPEEVVKKVFDAFFTTKPPGEGTGLGLSLSLATINDTHRGTLSVESEPGEFTEFTIRLPLDL; encoded by the coding sequence ATGGATACCACCGATCATCAGCAGCAACTCGAACAGGCCAACGTGATGCTGGCGGGCGATATTGAAAAATTAAGCCAGGAAATTCTTGAAACCCGGCAGCGGCTTGAACAGCAGGGACGCCTGGCGGGCATCGGGCAGCTCACGGCCGGTATCTTGCACGAAATCAGGAATCCGCTCAACTTCGTCAACAATTTCTCCCGGCTCGCCCTCGATGTGCTTACTGAATTGAAAGAGCTGCTGAGCCGGCTGCGCACCGAGCCTGAGGCCGTAGACTCGGATGAACTGGATGAGTTGGTGGAGATGGTGGAAACCAACCTCAGCCGGATTCGGGAAAACGGGGGACGCGCCGAGCGGATTGTCACGTCCATGCTGTCGCAAACCCGCCAGGATGCTACGCAGTTTGTAGCGACGGATCTGAACCAGTTACTGGAAGAATTTGCCAAGCTGGCCTATCAGGGCGTACGGGGTGAGGATAAAGCGTTCAATGTGGCCTTTACCTTCCAGCTCGATCCGCAGGTAGGGCAGGTCAGGCTGGTGGTCAATGAATTTACCCGGGTGATTATCAATCTGGTGAATAATGCCTGCTATGCTGTAAATGCCAAACGGAAACTGGGCACGGATGCCAACTACACGCCCCGCATTACGGTGAGTTCGGCCCGTAAGGCCGACCACGTTGAAGTAAGAATCCGGGACAATGGTACCGGGATTCCCGAAGAAGTGGTAAAGAAGGTATTCGATGCCTTTTTTACGACCAAGCCTCCGGGCGAAGGTACCGGCCTGGGACTTTCCCTGAGTCTGGCCACCATCAACGACACCCACAGGGGTACCCTGAGCGTAGAATCCGAACCGGGAGAATTTACCGAATTTACCATCCGGCTGCCGCTCGATTTGTGA